Proteins found in one Mixophyes fleayi isolate aMixFle1 chromosome 8, aMixFle1.hap1, whole genome shotgun sequence genomic segment:
- the CFAP100 gene encoding cilia- and flagella-associated protein 100 — translation MSSVTLERSIMSRESTISGGGSRGARSTSHSALRSILSSAKSGANTHSAVSAQGKKKRSESNPFKIPPDVDFFLIRDQEKEKKQMERERNKNLKVHQKTPNNTTMNAKMASLRREIEEEELEEGGAETAVAVRDNPSWKLAVTRDKQVQRENIHEYIDKKREMFLLQYSLTVKRDEIQKLEEMASAQEMKLEKAEQYLEEDAVRFDEFLKQNDRNSVEALKQADKETKLKMDRVAQIKSQTALMMNIKSDISKCEEVLREYLMYKEFLFRLSPKEWKEEVLKKKADKRKSLPPVTREKEKRASEGKVSVSPVMEKKLESRASGQGAASRDSNRQPSRLSLKTVASKIMSVASSQGGDKGTSENLVSSDSEEEPELYFTDPQQLLDIFSELEEQNLSLIQNSQDTEEALEEIKHNISDTEERMENETQQLKDHIAHLKDSIAREEERALDLELKSRVFTFGDYKSEDQEKMLASLSTKVEEVYQACIGENRANLNALQMLMVIEHQLEELLDNIEVIPKERIEIAEKAKEKERRLRLREEKIKQQKLHQEERLRRALERAQADPKKTTGRKLMARSDPPALKLKIDKDQDKIDKEKEEAILFFS, via the exons ATGTCGTCCGTGACTCTAGAACGCTCCATCATGTCACGGGAAAGCACAATATCTGGTGGCGGATCCA GAGGTGCTCGTTCAACCTCACATTCTGCTCTGAGGTCTATATTAAGCTCGGCCAAGTCCGGGGCCAACACACATTCTGCCGTTTCAG CTCAGGGTAAAAAGAAGAGGAGCGAATCGAACCCATTCAAAATCCCCCCAGATGTGGACTTCTTCCTCATCAGAGaccaagaaaaagagaaaaaacaaatg GAAAGGGAACGCAACAAGAACTTGAAGGTCCACCAAAAGACACCCAACAACACAACAATGAACGCCAAGATGGCCAGTCTGCGCAGAGAGATTGAAGAGGAGGAGCTGGAAGAGGGCGGGGCGGAGACGGCGGTGGCTGTACGAGACAATCCTTCATGGAAACTTGCAGTGACAAGAG ATAAGCAGGTACAGAGGGAAAATATACATGAATATATCGATAAGAAGAGGGAAATGTTCCTCCTGCAG TACTCCCTGACGGTGAAGCGAGACGAGATTCAAAAGCTGGAAGAGATGGCGTCCGcgcaggagatgaagctggagaAGGCGGAGCAGTATCTGGAGGAAGACGCTGTGAGATTCGATGAGTTCCTGAAGCAGAACGACAGGAATTCGGTGGAGGCGCTGAAACA GGCCGACAAGGAAACCAAGCTGAAAATGGATCGAGTTGCTCAAATCAAGAGTCAGACGGCGCTAATGATGAATATCAAAAG TGACATCTCGAAGTGCGAGGAAGTTCTACGGGAATATCTGATGTATAAGGAGTTCCTCTTCCGACTCTCTCCCAAGGAATGGAAGGAGGAAGTACTGAAGAAGAAGGCGGATAAGAGAAAGTCTCTTCCTCCTGTCACCAGGGAGAAGGAAAAAAGAGCCTCCGAGGGTAAAGTGTCTGTTTCCCCCGTCATGGAGAAGA AGTTAGAGAGCCGGGCGTCTGGACAGGGCGCTGCCAGTCGCGACTCCAATCGTCAGCCCTCTAGACTGAGTCTGAAAACGGTGGCATCCAAGATAAT GAGCGTCGCGTCGTCCCAGGGGGGAGATAAGGGCACCTCTGAGAACTTGGTGTCCTCGGACAGCGAAGAG GAACCGGAGTTATACTTCACTGATCCGCAGCAGCTGCTGGACATCTTCTCCGAACTGGAGGAACAGAACCTGTCTCTGATCCAGAACTCGCAGGATACTGAAGAGGCCTTGGAGGAAATCAAACACAACATTTCCGACACTGAGGAGAGAAT GGAAAATGAGACCCAACAGCTGAAGGACCATATCGCCCATCTGAAAGATTCTATTGCGCGGGAGGAGGAGCGAGCGCTGGACCTCGAGCTGAAGTCTCGCGTGTTTACGTTCGGCGACTACAAGTCTGAGGACCAG GAAAAGATGCTGGCTTCTCTGAGCACGAAAGTGGAAGAAGTGTACCAGGCCTGTATCGGGGAGAACCGAGCGAACCTCAACGCTCTGCAGATGCTGATGGTGATCGAGCACCAGTTGGAAGAGTTACTGGACAACATCGAAGTGATCCCTAAGGAAAGGATAGAGATCGCCGAGAAAGCCAAAGAGAAGGAGCGGAGGCTGAG ACTCAGAGAGGAGAAAATTAAACAGCAGAAGCTGCACCAAGAGGAGAGGCTACGCCGGGCTTTAGAGAGGGCACAAGCGGATCCTAAGAAAACT ACGGGCCGGAAGCTCATGGCACGATCCGACCCACCGGCTCTGAAGCTGAAAATTGACAAGGACCAGGATAAGATCGACAAGGAGaaggaggaagccattttgtttttCAGTTGA